The proteins below come from a single Zonotrichia leucophrys gambelii isolate GWCS_2022_RI chromosome 3, RI_Zleu_2.0, whole genome shotgun sequence genomic window:
- the LOC135445079 gene encoding taste receptor type 2 member 9-like, giving the protein MEACHPPQKFNATSYGATAAAIITLEAFAGMWINALIICVLCIAWVQKKTLNSNEKILLLLGCSRISYLCSSWVSHFLSKIYPNYLYAHTILQLLAIFQTFFNYSNLWVSACLCGFYCIKIANFRNSFFIYLKLKVDRMVPWLLLGSEIVALAMGIVIYDHMETAKSSNLTFTCQENFWEARIKMDKHFFSSFFLPGFGYAASFMAVIFSALFLLFSLWKHKHTMQRSSMKDLSMDAHIRAMKSVLSFLVMYSINFVCLILTIIYTMKDETTMTLLISIYLCAFPGIHSLILIFSNPKLEKAMLKILSCVKWEFSSSRNCDNS; this is encoded by the coding sequence ATGGAAGCTTGTCACCCTCCACAGAAATTCAATGCCACTTCATACGGAGCCACAGCTGCGGCCATCATCACCCTGGAGGCATTTGCTGGCATGTGGATAAATGCTCTCATCATTTGTGTGCTTTGCATTGCCTGGGTCCAAAAGAAAACCCTGAACTCTAATGAGAAgatcttgctgctgctgggatgctccaggattTCCTATTTGTGCTCCTCATGGGTATCCCACTTCCTTTCAAAAATTTATCCCAACTATCTTTATGCTCACACTATACTTCAACTACTTGcaatttttcaaacattttttaattattccaaCTTGTGGgtctcagcctgtctttgtgGTTTCTACTGCATAAAAATTGCCAATTTCAGGAACAGCTTCTTCATCTACCTGAAACTAAAAGTTGACAGGATGGTGCCCTGGCTCTTGTTGGGCTCAGAGATTGTAGCCTTGGCTATGGGCATCGTTATCTATGATCACATGGAAACTGCGAAGAGTAGCAACCTCACTTTCACCTGTCAAGAAAACTTTTGGGAAGCAAGAATCAAAATGGATAAacattttttctcatctttttttctccctggctTTGGATATGCTGCCTCATTCATGGCAGTcatcttttctgctcttttccttctcttttctctctggaaACACAAGCACACCATGCAGAGAAGCTCCATGAAGGACCTCAGCATGGATGCCCACATCAGAGCCATGAAATCTGTCCTCTCCTTCTTAGTGATGTACAGCATCAACTTTGTATGTTTGATCTTGACAATAATTTATACCATGAAGGATGAAACTACCATGACACTTCTTATATCCATATATCTGTGTGCTTTTCCAGGTATTCATTCCCTTATTCTGATTTTCAGCAATCCCAAGCTGGAAAAAGCAATGCTGAAGATTCTCTCCTGTGTGAAGTGGGAGTTTTCATCAAGTAGGAACTGTGATAATAGCTAG
- the LOC135445080 gene encoding taste receptor type 2 member 9-like translates to MEASPFTQQSNVTLYGPMALAITTLEAFPGMWINALIICVLCIAWVQNKTLNSNEKILLLLGFSRFWCLCFSWIYVFVLEIFPYYFLVHPIFQLLQGSYSFFNCSNLWVSACLCGFYCIKIANFRNRFFSYLKVKIDRMVPWLLLGSVMFSLISGILSHNTIDKAVCKNLNFTCQGKIWKATIRMSDHFSLLHVLTLFLYITSFMVVIFAAVFLLFSLWRHKCKMQTNSLNSLSMDAHMRAIKSVLSFFIMYTINFIFLILSLVYLMKYQSHMLFLGYSIQHVFPGVHSLILIFTNPKLKKTLLRILSYAKCKLCMR, encoded by the coding sequence ATGGAAGCTTCTCCTTTCACACAGCAATCCAATGTCACTTTATACGGGCCCATGGCTTTGGCCATCACCACACTGGAGGCATTTCCTGGCATGTGGATCAATGCTCTCATCATTTGTGTGCTTTGCATTGCCTGGgtccaaaacaaaaccctgaaCTCTAATGAGAAGATCTTGCTACTGCTGGGATTCTCCAGGTTTTGGTGTTTGTGTTTCTCGTGGATATATGTCTTTGTCTTAGAGATTTTTCCCTATTACTTTCTGGTCCACCCCATATTTCAACTACTTCAAGGTTCTTACAGCTTTTTTAATTGTTCCAACTTGTGGGTTTCTGCCTgtctttgtggtttttattgTATAAAAATTGCCAATTTCAGGAACAGGTTCTTCAGCTACCTGAAAGTAAAAATCGACAGGATGGTGCCATGGCTTCTGTTGGGGTCAGTGATGTTCTCCCTGATTAGTGGAATTCTTTCCCACAACACTATTGATAAAGCTGTCTGTAAAAACCTCAATTTCACCTGCcaaggaaaaatttggaaagcaACTATTAGAATGAGCGaccatttttcccttcttcatGTTCTCACTCTTTTTTTATATATCACTTCCTTCATGGTAGTcatctttgctgctgttttccttctcttttctctctggagACACAAGTGCAAGATGCAGACAAACTCCCTGAACAGCCTCAGCATGGATGCCCACATGAGAGCCATAAAATCTGTCCTCTCCTTCTTCATAATGTACACCATCAACTTTATATTTCTGATCTTGAGTCTAGTTTATTTAATGAAGTACCAAAGTCACATGCTATTTCTTGGTTACTCAATTCAACATGTTTTTCCCGGTGTTCATTCCCTTATTCTGATTTTCACCAATCCGAAGCTGAAAAAGACACTGCTTAGGATTCTCTCTTATGCGAAGTGCAAGCTTTGCATGAGGTAG
- the LOC135445083 gene encoding taste receptor type 2 member 40-like produces MEVSPFPQQSNVTSYGPMALAITTLEAFPGMWINAFIVCVLCVAWVKNKTLNSNEKILLLLGFSRFWCLCFSWIYVFVLEIFPYYFLVHPIFQLLQGSYSFFNCSNLWVSACLCGFYCIKIANFRNRFFSYLKVKIDRMVPWLLLGSVMFSLIIGIFVYNTIDKAVCKNLNFTSPERLWKATTRREQHLFPLYFLIGFLYTTLFMVVIFSAVFLLFSLWRHKCKMQTNSLNSLSMDAHIKAMKSILSFFIMYTINFTFVILSLVYSMAYQSHVLFLAYLIQYAYPGVHSLILILSNPKLEKTLIRILSCVKCKLCMR; encoded by the coding sequence ATGGAGGTTTCTCCCTTTCCACAGCAATCCAATGTCACTTCATATGGGCCCATGGCTTTGGCCATCACCACACTGGAGGCATTTCCTGGCATGTGGATCAATGCTTTCATCGTTTGTGTGCTTTGCGTTGCCTGGgtcaaaaacaaaaccctgaaCTCTAATGAGAAGATCTTGCTACTGCTGGGATTCTCCAGGTTTTGGTGTTTGTGTTTCTCGTGGATATATGTCTTTGTCTTAGAGATTTTTCCCTATTACTTTCTGGTCCACCCCATATTTCAACTACTTCAAGGTTCTTACAGCTTTTTTAATTGTTCCAACTTGTGGGTTTCTGCCTgtctttgtggtttttattgTATAAAAATTGCCAATTTCAGGAACAGGTTCTTCAGCTACCTGAAAGTAAAAATCGACAGGATGGTGCCATGGCTTCTGTTGGGGTCAGTGATGTTCTCCCTGATTATTGGAATTTTTGTCTACAACACTATTGATAAAGCTGTCTGTAAAAACCTCAATTTTACCAGCCCAGAAAGACTTTGGAAAGCAACTACTAGAAGAGAGCAACATTTATTCcctctttattttctcattggTTTTTTATATACCACTTTATTCATGGTAGtcattttttctgctgttttccttctcttttctctctggagACACAAGTGCAAGATGCAGACAAACTCCCTGAACAGCCTCAGCATGGATGCCCACATCAAAGCCATGAAATCTATTCTCTCCTTCTTCATAATGTACACCATCAACTTTACGTTTGTGATCTTGAGTCTAGTTTATTCAATGGCCTACCAAAGTCATGTGCTATTTCTTGCTTATTTAATTCAATATGCTTATCCAGGTGTTCATTCCCTTATTCTCATTCTCAGCAATCCCAAGCTGGAAAAGACACTGATTAGGATTCTCTCTTGTGTGAAGTGCAAGCTTTGTATGAGGTAG